One window of Medicago truncatula cultivar Jemalong A17 chromosome 2, MtrunA17r5.0-ANR, whole genome shotgun sequence genomic DNA carries:
- the LOC11445011 gene encoding uncharacterized protein: MCSSKAKEVTVGIESSTTPHVARINGRPVLQPTCNHVPNLERRNSIKKSTPKSLSPLPLPNKTNTSSLTPPISPKPKSPTSTRPLAIKRGNDNNGLNLSCEKISIPKNIMKTPTLERKKSKSFKEGSFGIEAASLSYSSSLITDSPGSIAAVRREQVALQQAQRKMKIAHYGRSKSAKFERVFPIDPSSALDSKTTNQEEKRCSFITTNSDPIYIAYHDEEWGVPVHDDKMLFELLILSGAQVGSDWTSTLKKRLDFRAAFSEFDAEIVANLTDKQMMSISSEYGIDISKVRGVVDNANQILQVRKGFGSFDKYIWGFVNHKPISNQYKFGHKIPVKTSKSESISKDMIKRGFRYVGPTVVHSFMQAAGLTNDHLITCHRHLQCTLLAAI, encoded by the exons ATGTGTAGCTCCAAGGCTAAAGAAGTAACTGTAGGCATAGAATCTTCCACAACACCACATGTTGCTAGAATCAATGGAAGGCCAGTACTTCAACCAACATGCAACCATGTTCCAAATCTTGAAAGAAGAAACTCAATTAAGAAATCAACACCAAAATCACTTTCTCCATTACCACTTCCAAACAAGACTAATACTTCTTCATTGACACCACCAATTTCTCCAAAACCAAAGTCACCTACTAGTACTAGACCATTAGCTATAAAGAGAGGAAATGACAATAATGGACTTAATTTAAGCTGTGAAAAGATTTCAATACcaaaaaacataatgaaaacTCCAACTTTGGAGAGGAAAAAATCAAAGAGTTTTAAAGAAGGGTCTTTTGGTATTGAAGCTGCTTCATTGAgttattcttcttctttgatCACTGATTCACCAGGAAGCATAGCTGCTGTTAGAAGGGAACAAGTGGCACTTCAGCAAGCACAAAGGAAAATGAAGATTGCTCATTATGGAAGATCAAAATCTGCTAAATTTGAAAGAGTTTTTCCTATTGATCCTTCAAGTGCTCTTGATTCAAAGACTACTAATCAAGAGGAGAAGAGATGCAGCTTCATCACAACCAATTCAG ATCCTATCTATATTGCTTATCATGATGAAGAATGGGGAGTTCCAGTTCATGATGACAA GATGTTGTTTGAACTTCTAATTTTAAGTGGAGCTCAAGTTGGATCTGATTGGACCTCAACCTTGAAGAAACGCCTAGATTTCAG GGCTGCATTTTCAGAATTTGATGCAGAAATTGTGGCCAATTTGACTGATAAGCAAATGATGTCTATTAGTTCAGAATATGGCATTGATATAAGTAAAGTTAGAGGAGTTGTTGATAATGCTAACCAAATTTTACAG GTTAGGAAAGGCTTTGGTTCATTTGACAAATACATTTGGGGGTTTGTGAATCATAAACCAATCTCAAATCAATACAAATTTGGTCACAAGATTCCAGTGAAGACATCAAAATCAGAGAGCATAAGCAAAGACATGATTAAGAGAGGGTTTAGATATGTTGGTCCAACAGTGGTTCATTCATTTATGCAGGCAGCTGGCCTAACAAATGACCACTTAATCACTTGCCACAGGCACTTGCAATGCACATTATTGGCAGCCATATAA